Proteins encoded together in one Spodoptera frugiperda isolate SF20-4 chromosome 15, AGI-APGP_CSIRO_Sfru_2.0, whole genome shotgun sequence window:
- the LOC118281806 gene encoding 28S ribosomal protein S11, mitochondrial yields the protein MLSNVRNALRIPVAGVARLFQTSVPRTSEKFDHKRIPQEDEGVQGEKVVDLDSVLKTKQNLFPTLDSDNQIFGGILYKQLPICNIRVSHNNTIFTMTDASGSVKIIRSCGMEGFKNTKKGTNIAAQTTAIAIATKAIDRGFKTIRVRVQGLGPGRLAAVKGLQMGGLDIVSITDNTHVSWNPPRPRKARRL from the exons atGCTTAGCAATGTTAGAAACGCTCTACGGATTCCCGTAGCAGGTGTGGCGCGATTATTTCAGACATCAGTACCCCGAACTTCGGAAAAGTTTGATCACAAGAGGATACCTCAGGAAGACGAAGGTGTCCAAGGAGAAAAAGTTGTTGATCTAGACTCAGTGCTGAAGAC AAAACAGAACTTATTTCCAACTCTAGATTCTGATAACCAAATATTCGGAGGTATATTGTACAAACAGCTCCCCATCTGCAACATCCGTGTCTCTCATAACAACACCATATTTACGATGACCGATGCTAGTGGCTCTGTGAAGATCATCAGATCGTGTGGTATGGAAGGCTTCAAAAATACCAAGAAGGGAACCAATATTGCTGCTCAAACTACTGCCATTGCTATAGCCACT AAAGCCATAGATAGAGGTTTCAAAACTATCAGAGTAAGAGTGCAAGGATTGGGACCAGGAAGACTG gCAGCTGTAAAAGGTTTACAAATGGGTGGCTTGGATATAGTCTCAATCACAGACAACACCCACGTATCATGGAACCCGCCCCGACCAAGAAAAGCCAGGAGATTGTAA
- the LOC118281804 gene encoding proline-rich protein PRCC, which produces MALVAYENSDSSDYEEEDNNDTAIALLNNKTAIKHDPAVSKPAAIEDEQELEPQQNGQSLFNFLPQPSKLKPAVIEEDDEFLHKKEITNTVKPKARITVPSLNDFKDVKDSPVVVKPRAPADKKSSLLSMLPQPRNGVKSTTVSLIPQVVKRKPETPVKKAPLPTPVKKCKVDSKPLVNEYSDESDSEDLQNDFFSIHKPVELPEDVELPLDIDQNAKKPNKPKGIESFFKKEEDIKHVILEPNYDQSVEEQAAGGSSYDDAAYGDEGSNNDVQLNEEAILKLCGARGKRKREEIQIVDVNQAEVLANAREMLMKGLMDDTTKRVSASKKKGNEPTTQQRRKHQITYLAYQAKANEAELQNQWANNRMSKRQTQAKYGF; this is translated from the exons atggcTTTAGTTGCATATGAAAACAGTGACTCGAGTGACTATGAGGAGGAAGACAATAATGATACTGCAATTGCGCTATTGAACAACAAAACTGCAATCAAGCACG ATCCAGCAGTATCGAAGCCTGCTGCAATTGAGGATGAACAAGAGTTAGAGCCTCAACAGAATGGACAAAGTTTGTTTAATTTCTTACCTCAACCATCGAAACTGAAACCAGCTGTCATTGAAGAGGATGACGAGTTCTTACACAAGAAAGAAATAACCAATACTGTGAAACCTAAGGCCAGGATAACAGTTCCATCACTGAATGAT TTCAAAGATGTTAAAGACAGCCCAGTTGTTGTGAAACCAAGAGCACCAGCCGAT AAAAAATCTAGCTTGCTAAGTATGCTGCCGCAGCCAAGGAATGGAGTGAAGTCCACTACAGTGTCATTAATACCACAAGTAGTCAAAAGGAAGCCAGAAACTCCAGTAAAGAAAGCCCCCTTACCAACACCAGTTAAGAAATGCAAAGTTGATAGCAAACCTCTTGTAAATGAATATTCAGATGAAAGTGACAGTGAAGACCTACAGAATGACTTCTTCTCAATACACAAACCTGTGGAATTACCTGAAGATGTAGAGCTACCATTAGACATTGATCAAAATGCTAAGAAACCTAACAAACCCAAAGGAATTGAATCTTTCTTCAAGAAGGAGGAAGACATAAAACATGTAATATTGGAACCAAACTATGATCAAAGTGTGGAAGAGCAGGCTGCAGGTGGTTCTAGTTATGATGATGCTGCATATGGAGATGAGGGTTCCAACAATGATGTACAACTTAATGAAGAAGCT aTCCTGAAACTGTGTGGTGCCCGTGGCAAACGGAAACGTGAGGAGATTCAGATAGTAGATGTGAATCAAGCAGAGGTGTTGGCCAATGCACGGGAGATGTTGATGAAGGGACTGATGGACGACACTACCAAGCGTGTGTCTGCTAGCAAGAAGAAAGGAAATGAGCCCACCACACAACAGAGGAGAAAGCACCAAATCACATACTTGGCTTATCAG GCTAAAGCAAATGAAGCAGAATTACAGAACCAATGGGCAAACAACAGGATGTCGAAAAGACAAACACAAGCCAAATATGGTTTCTAG
- the LOC118270843 gene encoding coiled-coil domain-containing protein 124, giving the protein MPKKFAGENSKAVAARQRKENEKQEKEQKMKKMMEDAEWEDNDEKLKKKQQKKEDQEKKRLEQLQKKAEAKALLEKEMQSIKAAPKAAPPPPKITRAQIERMKEKTIKAEPVKPVPSKVVVEEPPLEENLNRIHLDGEVAQTVDEAISILGEKSDTDRHPEKRLKAAYTAFEEANLPILKAENPTLRLSQLKQMLRKEWLKSPQNPLNMKV; this is encoded by the exons ATGCCGAAGAAATTCGCTGGTGAAAACAGTAAAGCTGTCGCTGCACGGCAACGAAAGGAAAATGAAAAACAAGAGAAGGAACAAAAGATGAAGAAAATGATGGAAGATGCAGAATGGGAGGATAACGACGAGAAACTTAAGAAGAAACAACAGAAAAAG GAGGACCAGGAGAAGAAGCGTTTAGAACAGCTACAGAAAAAAGCAGAAGCAAAGGCTTTGCTGGAGAAAGAGATGCAATCAATAAAGGCAGCTCCGAAGGCTGCCCCTCCACCCCCTAAGATCACACGAGCACAGATTGAAAGGATGAAAGAGAAAACTATTAAAGCAGAGCCTGTCAAACCAGTG CCATCAAAAGTGGTTGTGGAAGAGCCTCCACTTGAGGAGAATCTCAACAGGATCCATCTGGACGGAGAAGTGGCacagactgttgatgaagctatTTCTATACTCGG tGAAAAGTCAGATACAGATAGGCATCCGGAAAAACGTCTGAAGGCAGCATACACAGCATTTGAAGAAGCTAATTTACCAATACTGAAGGCTGAGAACCCAACACTGAGACTGTCACAGCTCAAGCAGATGCTGAGGAAGGAATGGCTGAAGTCACCACAGAACCCATTGAACATGAAAGTGTGA
- the LOC118270826 gene encoding 2-(3-amino-3-carboxypropyl)histidine synthase subunit 2 — MANFTTDGKLCIERKLEVNRSEKEFDDLITRFDINETCRWITENNFLKVCLQFPDELLSVSTKIYEEIKKKVEVDLYILGDTSYASCCVDSVAAMHVQGNAVVHYGHSCFSKTNIPVFTVLPKHSVDVEASIKVVKDRFNADIKLCLFYDAAFEHCKDLISKHWFEYFPHGYISFIEIEENQNRFLGRVIRNKDGEDSAVEVLKDCVCIHLGTRGQTLFNYTISIAASQWYLLDPNTNKIECLEETAWFKRRRFLVEKCKDANVVGILVCKLAGDQTKDIISRMKQLCKVNGKKSYIVSVGKPNVPKLANFPEIDIYVMIACPENDLYSARDFYKPIVYPYELEVALNSNREPYFITHVTDYDQLLPGRPHHCDIHHIQETTDLSLITGKIRETKVDTHQGSSTDLEEKQTWALENIGQNLQDRSWKGLEQKLGETEVKMAEQGRKGIPIQYSDEPK; from the exons ATGGCCAATTTTACTACAGACGGAAAATTGTGCATAGAACGGAAATTGGAAGTGAACAGGTCTGAAAAAGAATTCGATGATTTAATAACTCGTTTTGATATAAATGAAACATGCCGATGGATaactgaaaataatttcttaaag GTTTGCCTTCAATTTCCCGATGAACTTCTTAGTGTGAGTACTAAGATATATgaagaaataaagaagaaagTCGAGGTTGACTTGTACATTCTTGGAGACACATCTTATGCAAG TTGCTGTGTCGACTCAGTGGCAGCTATGCATGTACAAGGCAATGCGGTAGTCCACTACGGACACAGTTGTTTCTCCAAAACTAACATTCCTGTGTTCACTGTGCTGCCCAAACACAGTGTGGATGTGGAAGCTTCCATCAAAGTTGTGAAAGACAGATTTAATGCAGACATCAAACTATGCTTGTTTTATGATGCCGCATTTGAACATTGCAAAG ATTTAATATCAAAGCACTGGTTTGAATACTTCCCACATGGTTACATATCTTTTATTGAAATAGAAGAGAACCAAAACAGATTCCTAGGAAGAGTAATCAGAAACAAGGATGGTGAAGATTCCGCAGTGGAGGTGCTGAAGGACTGCGTCTGTATACATCTCGGAACACGGGGACAAACATTGTTCAACTACACCATATCTATTGCAG CATCACAATGGTATTTGCTGGATCCTAACACAAACAAGATTGAATGTTTAGAAGAAACTGCTTGGTTCAAGCGTAGAAGATTCTTAGTAGAGAAGTGCAAGGATGCCAATGTCGTGGGCATTCTGGTTTGTAAGCTGGCTGGTGACCAGACCAAGGACATTATCAGCAGAATGAAGCAGCTCTGTAAAGTGAATGGCAAGAAAAGCTACATTGTATCTGTGGGAAAGCCCAATGTTCCAAAGTTGGCTAATTTTCCTGAA ATTGATATCTACGTGATGATTGCATGCCCAGAAAATGATCTGTACAGCGCTAGAGACTTTTATAAACCTATTGTGTACCCGTATGAACTGGAAGTAGCTTTGAACTCAAACAGGGAACCCTATTTCATAACACATGTTACGGATTATGACCAATTGCTGCCAGGGCGACCCCACCATTGTGATATTCACCACATCCAGGAGACCACAGATCTAAGTCTCATCACAGGAAAGATAAGAGAGACTAAAGTTGATACTCATCAAGGAAGCAGTACAGATCTGGAAGAAAAACAGACCTGGGCTCTCGAAAATATAGGACAAAACCTCCAAGATAGGTCCTGGAAGGGTCTAGAACAAAAACTAGGCGAAACAGAAGTGAAAATGGCTGAACAAGGTCGCAAAGGAATACCCATCCAATACAGTGATGAACCAAAATGA